From one bacterium genomic stretch:
- a CDS encoding sigma-54-dependent Fis family transcriptional regulator, translating to MTERSDPPLRLLLVDDDDVLREACRRLLENEQLQVTATPDPIHGLELAAQQPFPIALVDFRMPGMTGIEFIQRISLISPHTAVILMTGYATIEMAVEAIKMGARDYIAKPFEPDALMEIIRRIAAELPIPSAAGEEELSFEFNGKPVHIIGKSPAMQKVFSLVAKVASTDSTVLVQGESGTGKELIARAIHALSHRAAFPFIAMDCGSLVESLFESELFGHIKGSFTGATATKHGAFELAEGGTFFFDEIGNISLNVQAKILRAIQEKEIRRVGASQSIKINVRLIAATNLDLQTAVSQGSFREDLFYRLSVIPIHLPALRERKEDLPLLIRAFLHKYNLRRRKTPLLSLAPEAEQALMHYHWPGNIRELENVLERAAVVEDSDRIELHSLPLHLQQPERTAGPIVQQELLSLEEMEKRHIAQVLSNQNHNISQAARILGVDRKTLYLKMKKYDLKQP from the coding sequence ATGACTGAACGTTCAGACCCCCCTCTGCGCCTTTTGCTGGTAGACGATGACGATGTTCTGCGTGAGGCCTGCCGCCGACTGTTGGAAAACGAGCAGCTGCAGGTGACAGCAACGCCGGATCCGATTCATGGGCTCGAGCTGGCGGCGCAGCAGCCGTTCCCCATCGCCTTGGTGGATTTTCGTATGCCCGGCATGACCGGCATTGAATTTATTCAGCGCATCAGCCTGATCAGTCCGCATACTGCTGTGATTTTAATGACCGGTTACGCCACCATCGAGATGGCGGTGGAGGCGATCAAAATGGGCGCACGTGATTACATTGCCAAACCGTTCGAACCGGACGCGCTGATGGAGATCATCCGCCGGATCGCCGCCGAACTGCCGATCCCATCCGCAGCAGGGGAGGAGGAACTCTCTTTTGAATTCAACGGCAAACCGGTGCACATTATTGGCAAAAGCCCGGCCATGCAAAAGGTCTTTAGCCTGGTGGCCAAAGTGGCTTCCACCGATTCCACAGTGCTGGTTCAGGGAGAGAGCGGGACCGGCAAGGAACTGATCGCCAGAGCCATTCATGCGCTCAGCCATCGGGCGGCCTTTCCTTTTATCGCCATGGATTGCGGTTCGCTGGTGGAATCGCTGTTCGAAAGCGAGCTGTTCGGCCACATCAAAGGCTCCTTCACCGGCGCGACCGCCACCAAACACGGCGCCTTTGAACTCGCCGAAGGCGGCACCTTTTTCTTTGACGAGATCGGCAATATTTCGCTCAACGTTCAGGCTAAGATCCTTCGGGCCATTCAAGAAAAAGAGATCCGTCGCGTGGGTGCTTCGCAAAGCATCAAGATCAATGTCCGGTTGATCGCTGCCACCAATCTGGACCTGCAGACCGCAGTGAGCCAGGGGAGCTTTCGCGAGGACCTCTTTTATCGCCTCAGCGTCATCCCCATTCACCTTCCAGCACTGCGGGAGCGCAAAGAGGACCTGCCTCTGCTGATCAGGGCTTTTTTACATAAATACAATTTGCGTCGACGCAAAACGCCTTTGCTCAGTCTGGCGCCTGAGGCTGAACAGGCGCTCATGCACTATCACTGGCCGGGCAACATCAGGGAACTGGAAAATGTGCTTGAGCGAGCGGCTGTGGTAGAGGACTCGGACCGGATCGAGTTGCACAGTCTGCCCTTGCATCTGCAGCAACCGGAACGCACTGCCGGGCCGATCGTCCAGCAAGAGTTGCTTTCGCTAGAGGAGATGGAAAAACGCCACATCGCTCAAGTCCTTTCTAATCAAAACCATAACATCAGCCAGGCCGCCCGGATACTGGGAGTGGACCGCAAAACCCTGTACCTAAAGATGAAAAAATATGATCTGAAACAGCCCTGA
- a CDS encoding sugar phosphate isomerase/epimerase has translation MNQYTSRRQFFQTSGAAVLAGCFKPVSAVQAKPQKGSLSLGMASYTFRQFSLEQAVAMTQTVGVNKICLKSMHLPLEASAAEIKRAAESVRRAGLDLYGAGVIYMANEAQVHQAFSYAQTAALKMIVGVPDYELLALCDHKVRETGIILAIHNHGPGDERYPSPADVYERVKKWDKRIGLCMDVGHTMRIAQDPAEAAKKYFDRLYDIHIKDVSAPSKEGRTVEIGRGVINIPRLIKTLNKMNYQGVLALEYEKNENDPLPGAAESIGYVRGVIDAL, from the coding sequence ATGAACCAATACACCAGTCGCAGACAGTTTTTTCAAACCAGCGGCGCGGCTGTGCTGGCCGGCTGTTTCAAACCTGTGAGCGCTGTGCAGGCAAAGCCGCAGAAGGGTTCTCTGTCGCTAGGCATGGCGTCCTACACCTTTCGCCAGTTCAGTCTGGAGCAGGCTGTGGCCATGACCCAAACCGTCGGGGTGAATAAAATCTGCCTGAAAAGCATGCACCTGCCCCTGGAGGCGTCGGCCGCGGAGATCAAAAGGGCGGCGGAAAGCGTGCGCCGCGCCGGACTCGATCTCTACGGCGCCGGCGTGATCTATATGGCGAACGAGGCGCAGGTCCATCAGGCCTTTTCCTATGCTCAAACCGCGGCGTTGAAAATGATCGTCGGTGTGCCTGATTATGAGCTTTTAGCGCTCTGCGATCATAAAGTCAGGGAGACGGGCATTATACTCGCCATCCACAATCACGGTCCCGGCGATGAGCGCTATCCAAGCCCTGCGGACGTGTACGAGCGGGTGAAAAAATGGGACAAGCGCATCGGACTTTGCATGGATGTCGGCCACACCATGCGCATCGCCCAGGATCCGGCTGAGGCGGCGAAAAAATATTTTGACCGGTTGTACGATATTCACATCAAGGATGTCTCCGCGCCCAGCAAAGAGGGCAGAACCGTGGAGATAGGCCGGGGAGTGATCAACATCCCGCGGTTGATCAAAACTCTGAACAAAATGAACTACCAGGGCGTTCTGGCCCTTGAGTATGAAAAGAATGAAAACGATCCGCTGCCTGGTGCAGCGGAATCCATCGGCTACGTCCGCGGCGTCATCGACGCCCTTTGA